A single genomic interval of Lynx canadensis isolate LIC74 chromosome A2, mLynCan4.pri.v2, whole genome shotgun sequence harbors:
- the CLDN12 gene encoding claudin-12: protein MGCRDVHAATVLSFLCGIASVAGLFAGTLLPNWRKLRLITFNRNEKNLTVYTGLWVKCARYDGSSDCLMYDTTWYSSVDQLDLRVLQFALPLSILIAMGALLLCLIGMCNTAFRSSVPNIKLAKCLVNSAGCHLVAGLLFFLAGTVSLSPSIWVIFYNIHLNKKFEPVFTFDYAVYVTMASAGGLFMTSLLLFIWYCACKSLPSPFWQPLYSHPPSMHTYSQPYSARSRLSAIEIDIPVVSHTT from the coding sequence ATGGGCTGTCGGGATGTCCATGCAGCCACAGTCCTCTCCTTCCTGTGTGGAATCGCCTCGGTAGCAGGCCTCTTTGCGGGGACTCTGCTTCCCAACTGGAGGAAATTACGACTGATCACATTCAACAGAAATGAGAAGAATCTGACTGTTTACACTGGCCTGTGGGTGAAGTGTGCCCGATATGATGGGAGCAGTGACTGCCTGATGTATGACACTACTTGGTACTCATCAGTTGACCAGCTGGACTTGCGGGTCCTCCAGTTTGCCCTGCCTCTCAGCATCCTGATTGCAATGGGTGCCCTGCTGCTCTGCCTGATTGGAATGTGTAACACGGCCTTCAGGTCCTCAGTGCCCAACATCAAACTGGCCAAGTGTCTGGTCAATAGTGCAGGCTGCCATCTGGTGGCTGGGCTGCTGTTCTTCCTGGCAGGTACTGTGAGCCTCTCCCCATCCATCTGGGTCATCTTTTATAACATTCATCTGAACAAGAAATTTGAGCCAGTCTTTACATTTGACTACGCAGTGTATGTCACTATGGCTAGTGCTGGGGGCCTGTTTATGACTTCCCTTCTACTGTTTATTTGGTACTGTGCATGCAAATCTTTGCCTTCTCCTTTCTGGCAACCGCTGTATTCCCATCCTCCCAGTATGCATACTTACTCACAGCCCTATTCAGCACGCTCTCGCCTCTCTGCCATCGAAATTGACATTCCAGTAGTTTCACATACCACCTAA